The Leifsonia xyli genomic sequence TCAGGCCCGCCTCGGCCGCGCCGATGGCGTCCGTGCGCAGGCGGTCGCCCACGTAGGCGGCCTCCTTCGGGAGCACGCCGAACGCGTCGCAGGCCACGCGGAAGATGCGCGCGTCGGGTTTCGGGATGCCGACCTCGCCCGATGCGATCAGGTGCTCGATCCGGGCATCCAGCCCCACCGCCTCGACCTTGCGCCGCTGGAAGGCGAGGTCGCCGTTGGTGATCAGGCCGAAGTGGACGCCGGGAAGGCGCCGCTCGAGCGCATCCAGCGCCGGCAGGGCGTCGTCGTGCAGCGACCAGGCCGCGACATAGTGCTCGAAATAGTCGGCGAACCAGGCGCTCGCCTGCTGGTCGCTGAGCGCGACGCCGTGGCGCGCGGCGAAGTCGCGGGCGCGCGCCCGCCGCTGACCCTCGAAGTCGAGGTCGCCCGCGAGATAGGAGTGGTAGTGCTCCTCCTCGAGGTCGTGCCAGATCGTCACCACCTCGTCCGCCTCCAGCGCTCCGTAGGGGGCGCCGAGCGCCTCCGCGTACGCCAGGATGCCGGACTCCACCGCGGCGCGGTGCGCGAACAGGGTGTCGTCGAGGTCGAACAGGATGACGCGGATCACAGCGCGGCCTGAATGTACGTGATGTCAGGCCAGTCGCCGGCGGGTACGAGGGGGTCGCCCGGCTGGAGGCTCGCGCGCCACTCGTCGAAACGCGCACCGCGCTGCTCCGCGCCGCCGGGCATCACGCCGTCCCAATGGAACCCCGCGCGCCGTGCCACCGCGGCGCTGGCTGCGTTGCCCGCGAGGGCGCGCCACACCATCCGGCGCAGCCCCAGCCCCTCCGGCGCGAAGCCGTAGTCGATCACGACGCGGAGCGCCTCCGACATCACGCCGAGGCCGCGGGCCTCCGGTGCCAGCCAGTACCCGATCTCACCGCGGTGCTGGTGGATGTCGCCGACGCTGACCATTCCGACCAGGATCCCGGCGGTGCGGATCGCCCAGGTGCACACCCGACCGCTCGCCCAGCCGTCGGGGACGACGCTCGTCACG encodes the following:
- a CDS encoding hydrolase; the protein is MIRVILFDLDDTLFAHRAAVESGILAYAEALGAPYGALEADEVVTIWHDLEEEHYHSYLAGDLDFEGQRRARARDFAARHGVALSDQQASAWFADYFEHYVAAWSLHDDALPALDALERRLPGVHFGLITNGDLAFQRRKVEAVGLDARIEHLIASGEVGIPKPDARIFRVACDAFGVLPKEAAYVGDRLRTDAIGAAEAGLTGVWLNRRDAVPSPDDEREALDAGVRIIRSLDELPTLLA
- a CDS encoding acetyltransferase; protein product: MPKPVVLSGERVVLSTPTEADIDRIAELCADPAIARWTTVPAPYRRQHAVGFVTSVVPDGWASGRVCTWAIRTAGILVGMVSVGDIHQHRGEIGYWLAPEARGLGVMSEALRVVIDYGFAPEGLGLRRMVWRALAGNAASAAVARRAGFHWDGVMPGGAEQRGARFDEWRASLQPGDPLVPAGDWPDITYIQAAL